A genome region from Verrucomicrobiota bacterium includes the following:
- a CDS encoding carbohydrate kinase family protein codes for MKPTRTSARNGLLAGGNWIIDQVKLIDAYPQPENLANIGSQFEGTGGAPYNVLLDLAKLGATFPLTAAGLVGQDKLGEKILADCQQHQVDTKYLKTTDAAPTSYTDVMTEKTGGRRTFFHQRGANALWDGKDMDFTRCKARIFHLGYLLLLDKLDEPDAKFGTKAARILAAAQAADVKTSVDVVSENSDRFKTIVAPALKFTDYCILNEIEAGRTTGFKTRSADGKIDTVSLRHAAGALLQHGVRELIIIHFPEGAFARTRKGEDIWQSSLNLPGKYIAGTAGAGDAFCAGVLFGLHEGWELQRCLLTGVCAAAMSLSNPTCTAGMKPLAACLALAKKYKIRPPLEPDL; via the coding sequence ATGAAACCAACAAGAACATCCGCCCGCAACGGTCTCCTGGCCGGTGGGAATTGGATTATTGACCAGGTCAAACTGATTGACGCGTACCCGCAGCCGGAGAATCTGGCCAACATTGGCAGCCAGTTCGAGGGCACTGGAGGAGCGCCCTATAATGTGCTGCTCGATCTGGCCAAACTCGGTGCCACCTTCCCGCTGACCGCCGCCGGTCTGGTCGGCCAGGACAAACTGGGCGAGAAAATCCTGGCCGATTGCCAGCAACACCAGGTGGATACCAAATATCTCAAGACCACCGACGCGGCCCCCACCTCCTATACCGACGTCATGACCGAAAAGACGGGGGGACGCCGCACCTTTTTCCACCAACGCGGAGCGAATGCGCTGTGGGATGGCAAGGACATGGACTTTACCCGGTGCAAGGCCCGGATTTTTCATCTCGGCTATCTCTTGCTGCTGGATAAACTGGACGAACCCGACGCTAAATTTGGCACCAAAGCCGCCCGGATCCTCGCCGCCGCCCAAGCGGCCGACGTCAAAACCAGCGTGGATGTTGTCAGCGAAAACAGTGACCGCTTTAAAACCATTGTCGCCCCTGCGCTAAAATTCACCGACTATTGCATCCTCAACGAAATCGAAGCGGGCCGGACGACGGGCTTCAAGACCCGCTCGGCGGATGGCAAGATTGATACGGTATCGCTTCGGCACGCCGCCGGGGCACTGCTTCAACACGGGGTGCGCGAACTCATTATCATCCATTTCCCCGAAGGCGCCTTTGCCCGGACGCGCAAGGGGGAGGATATCTGGCAATCCTCGCTGAACCTGCCAGGAAAATACATCGCCGGTACGGCGGGGGCAGGAGACGCTTTTTGCGCGGGAGTATTATTCGGTTTGCATGAAGGTTGGGAATTACAACGTTGCCTGTTAACCGGCGTATGCGCCGCCGCCATGTCGCTCTCCAATCCCACCTGCACGGCAGGTATGAAACCTCTGGCCGCCTGCCTGGCACTCGCGAAAAAATATAAAATCCGCCCGCCCTTGGAACCGGACTTATGA